A genome region from Streptomyces pratensis includes the following:
- a CDS encoding VOC family protein yields MDADDRNLLAGARSAAARLPAQDLERARRFYSEKLGLEPVDERPGGLLYRCGESEFALFRSTGASPGTFTQMGWQVDDVEAVVLELGRRGVSFESVDLPGLRTHGSIAEIEGNYPSKGATGERAAWFRDSEGNMLGIGQPVA; encoded by the coding sequence ATGGACGCAGACGACAGGAACCTTCTGGCCGGGGCTCGCAGCGCCGCGGCCAGACTGCCGGCCCAGGACCTGGAGCGGGCTCGGCGCTTCTACTCCGAGAAGCTCGGCCTGGAACCCGTCGACGAACGGCCGGGCGGACTGCTGTACCGCTGTGGGGAGTCGGAATTCGCCCTCTTCCGGTCGACGGGAGCCTCCCCCGGCACCTTCACCCAGATGGGGTGGCAGGTCGACGACGTCGAGGCGGTCGTGCTGGAACTCGGGCGGCGCGGGGTTTCGTTCGAATCGGTCGACCTGCCCGGCCTCCGTACACACGGCAGCATCGCCGAGATCGAAGGGAACTATCCGAGCAAGGGCGCCACGGGTGAGCGCGCGGCCTGGTTCCGCGACAGCGAGGGGAACATGCTGGGCATCGGACAGCCGGTCGCGTAG